The genomic interval AAGTGAAGACCCCACAGGAGGCGAAGTCCATCATTGACAAGCAGGTGGCAGAGCTGAAAATCAACGAACCCCGGAACCTGGAAGAGCAGGCGCTTTCCCTGGTTGGAGTGGACATCTATGAGAAACTGATCAAAGGATATACAGAAAAACAATGGGGGAGGAAAGCCAGTGAGTTGCCGGCATTTATTATTAAACGCCTGCCTTTAAGGTTTACTTATAATAATAATTACTTTAATGATAAGTACCAGGGTATCCCTGTGGGAGGATATAATAAGCTGACACAAGGATTGCTGGAAGGTATAGAAGTAAGGTTGGGCATTGATTTCTTCTCTGCAAGGGAGGAACTGTCTGCCCTGGCAGAGACTGTAGTGTTCACAGGCCAGCTCGACGAGTTCTACCATTACCGGCATGGGATGTTGCAATACAGAAGCCTGCGTTTTGAACATGAGCAGCTTGCTACTGATAATTACCAGGGCAACGCGGTGGTCAATTATACAGAAAGGGATGTGCCATATACGAGGATCATTGAGCACAAACACTTCGAATTCGGCCAGCAATCGCACACTGTTATTACGAGGGAGTATCCACAGGAAT from Chitinophaga filiformis carries:
- the glf gene encoding UDP-galactopyranose mutase gives rise to the protein MTEFDVLIVGSGLFGAVFAHECRKAGKKVLVIDRRLHSGGNVYCEDVNGINVHKYGAHIFHTNDRPIWDYVNSFVEFNNYVNSPLAVYKDELYNLPFNMNTFHQLWKVKTPQEAKSIIDKQVAELKINEPRNLEEQALSLVGVDIYEKLIKGYTEKQWGRKASELPAFIIKRLPLRFTYNNNYFNDKYQGIPVGGYNKLTQGLLEGIEVRLGIDFFSAREELSALAETVVFTGQLDEFYHYRHGMLQYRSLRFEHEQLATDNYQGNAVVNYTERDVPYTRIIEHKHFEFGQQSHTVITREYPQEWSRGLEPYYPINDDTNARVYKQYKALADQETNIIFGGRLAEYRYYDMHQVIGSALYQVKQYLKISK